The following proteins come from a genomic window of Nocardioides albertanoniae:
- a CDS encoding biotin-dependent carboxyltransferase family protein, with product MKIDVKKPGLLTTVQDRGRSGYYHLGIPPSGAMDQLSSRAANLLVGNDEGGAVLECALMGPELTFSDATHIAVTGAEMMPSIDGEAQPTNAVIAVGAGQTLTFGFAQGGARAYLAVAGGIDVPEALGSRSTYALGALGGLDGRPLQAGDVLPVGRAASVPPTDRQLPDELRMPLSKEHELRMVRGLYDHRVTPDSMETFLGETWTVGSEADRIGYRLKGGTPLEFVPRTPPFGAGDDPSNIVDACYPIGSVQVPSGKEPIVLHRDAVSGGGYMMVGTVISADMDRIGQMQPNAGVRFVDVTVEEALDARRERAARLDRIRHLLAC from the coding sequence ATGAAGATTGACGTCAAGAAACCCGGTCTGCTCACCACCGTGCAGGACCGGGGACGGTCGGGCTACTACCACCTGGGCATCCCGCCGTCGGGGGCGATGGACCAGCTGTCGTCCCGAGCGGCGAACCTCCTGGTCGGCAACGACGAGGGCGGCGCAGTGCTCGAGTGCGCCCTGATGGGCCCGGAGCTGACGTTCAGCGACGCGACCCACATCGCGGTCACGGGGGCCGAGATGATGCCCTCGATCGACGGCGAGGCACAGCCGACCAACGCTGTCATCGCAGTCGGAGCAGGACAGACGCTTACGTTCGGGTTCGCCCAGGGCGGTGCCCGCGCCTACCTCGCCGTCGCCGGTGGCATCGACGTGCCCGAGGCGCTCGGCAGCCGGTCAACCTACGCGCTGGGCGCGCTCGGCGGGCTCGATGGTCGACCCTTGCAGGCCGGCGACGTGCTGCCCGTCGGGCGTGCCGCTTCCGTGCCGCCTACGGACAGGCAGCTGCCCGACGAGCTGCGGATGCCGCTGAGCAAGGAGCACGAGCTGCGGATGGTGCGCGGACTCTACGATCACCGCGTCACCCCTGACTCGATGGAGACCTTCCTCGGCGAGACCTGGACCGTCGGATCCGAGGCGGACCGGATCGGCTATCGCCTCAAGGGCGGCACCCCGCTCGAGTTCGTGCCACGCACCCCGCCCTTCGGGGCCGGCGACGACCCCTCGAACATCGTCGACGCCTGCTATCCCATCGGCTCTGTCCAGGTTCCGTCCGGGAAGGAGCCGATCGTGCTGCACCGCGACGCGGTCTCGGGCGGTGGCTACATGATGGTCGGCACGGTGATCAGCGCCGACATGGACCGGATCGGTCAGATGCAGCCCAACGCCGGCGTACGCTTCGTCGACGTCACTGTGGAGGAGGCACTGGACGCCCGACGCGAACGGGCCGCTCGACTCGACCGGATCCGGCACCTCCTGGCGTGCTGA
- a CDS encoding DoxX family protein, with the protein MFNAYVVVSSLLALVCLVFGGYKVTAQPGMVEQMGRLGVSRRQLPVLGALLILGAIGLVVGNWVGPVGVAAGIALTIYFVGATLAHTRLGDFKNASPATVLIAVAAAAFVLRLLTL; encoded by the coding sequence GTGTTCAACGCGTACGTCGTCGTCTCATCCCTCCTGGCCCTCGTCTGTCTGGTCTTCGGTGGCTACAAGGTGACCGCTCAGCCGGGCATGGTCGAGCAGATGGGGCGCCTGGGCGTCTCCCGCAGGCAGCTCCCCGTCCTCGGAGCCCTGCTCATCCTCGGCGCGATCGGGCTCGTCGTCGGCAACTGGGTCGGTCCGGTCGGCGTCGCGGCGGGGATCGCACTGACGATCTACTTCGTCGGTGCGACCTTGGCCCACACGCGTCTGGGCGACTTCAAGAACGCCTCACCTGCAACGGTGCTCATCGCCGTTGCCGCCGCGGCCTTCGTCCTGCGGCTGCTCACGCTCTGA
- a CDS encoding LLM class F420-dependent oxidoreductase: MDLGLHYFTFTHPEWETTLADKLTETARIADQGGVSLLTVMDHWFQMEQAGGPFEPMLEGYTTLGYLAGITDNVRLSLLVTGVTYRHPGLLAKTVTTLDRLSGGRALLGIGAAWYEREHQGLGVPYPPTAERFERLEETLEVCRQMWSDNDGAYDGKNYQLAETISLPQPVNGSVPVLIGGGGEKKTLRLVAKYGQGCNLFGAPGEEGVATVKHKLEVLRGHCDDLGTDYDAIEKTMLYQGPAVEDPDAFFKDMEQYAALGISLVGLMPTPYVDPVPWATSAVDLVPRLKEI; this comes from the coding sequence ATGGACCTTGGACTCCACTACTTCACCTTCACCCACCCCGAGTGGGAGACCACGCTCGCCGACAAGCTGACCGAGACCGCGCGGATCGCTGACCAGGGTGGGGTCAGCCTGCTCACCGTGATGGACCACTGGTTTCAGATGGAGCAGGCGGGCGGGCCGTTCGAGCCGATGCTCGAGGGCTACACGACGCTGGGATACCTGGCCGGGATCACCGACAACGTACGCCTGAGCCTGCTCGTCACGGGCGTGACCTACCGGCACCCCGGGCTGCTCGCCAAGACCGTCACCACCCTCGACCGGCTCTCGGGTGGCCGGGCGCTGCTGGGGATCGGTGCGGCGTGGTACGAGCGTGAGCACCAGGGCCTCGGCGTGCCCTACCCGCCGACCGCTGAGCGGTTCGAGCGCCTCGAGGAGACCCTCGAGGTCTGCCGTCAGATGTGGTCGGACAACGACGGCGCCTACGACGGCAAGAACTACCAGCTCGCCGAGACGATCTCGCTGCCGCAGCCCGTCAACGGGTCGGTGCCCGTGCTGATCGGCGGGGGAGGGGAGAAGAAGACGCTGCGCCTGGTCGCGAAGTATGGCCAGGGCTGCAACCTCTTCGGCGCCCCTGGCGAGGAAGGCGTCGCGACCGTCAAGCACAAGCTCGAGGTGCTGCGCGGCCACTGCGACGACCTCGGCACCGACTACGACGCGATCGAGAAGACGATGCTCTACCAGGGCCCCGCCGTCGAGGATCCCGACGCCTTCTTCAAGGACATGGAGCAGTACGCAGCCCTCGGCATCAGCCTCGTCGGGCTGATGCCCACGCCCTACGTCGACCCGGTCCCGTGGGCCACGTCGGCCGTCGACCTGGTGCCGCGGTTGAAGGAGATCTGA
- a CDS encoding MFS transporter: protein MSDEAMRIPAFIRYWTASATGSLGTALSTVAIQVLVVEVLVATPAEVGVVNAARVLPYALFGVFAGVLIDRVRRKPLLVWSNAAQAVVLLAIPTLWLTDMLSLLMVAGVLFVVGALSVLEVAARQSFIPRLVPRSALLSANARIDQGDTVALTSGPALGGGLVALVGAPLTVLVDAVTCVLGAVMNARVRVDEPALPRRPSAPSDVVRDIADGVAFVYRHRTVAPHAVSTHVWFAGNAVAVTAFAPFALREMGLGAVAYGILLAFTGVGGLIGSLLAVRAGRRLGAGGAMVLGVVVAPVAWGATALSPPTMLGVIALGAAQLVAGFGMGVENANSLGYRQAVTPDEMQGRMNATIRSVNRTCAVVGALTGGLVAQLLGLRSALWVAVALFVVATAVVLCSPLRSARHHAGTD, encoded by the coding sequence GTGAGCGACGAGGCGATGCGGATCCCCGCGTTCATCCGATACTGGACGGCCTCCGCGACAGGCTCGTTGGGTACGGCCCTCTCGACCGTCGCGATCCAGGTGCTCGTCGTCGAGGTGCTCGTCGCGACGCCCGCGGAGGTGGGTGTCGTCAACGCCGCCAGAGTGCTGCCGTATGCGCTCTTCGGGGTCTTCGCCGGAGTCCTGATCGACCGGGTGCGACGTAAGCCGCTGCTGGTCTGGTCGAACGCGGCCCAGGCAGTGGTGCTGCTCGCCATCCCGACGCTGTGGCTGACAGACATGCTCTCGCTGCTCATGGTCGCCGGCGTGCTCTTCGTGGTCGGGGCGCTCTCGGTGCTCGAGGTCGCCGCTCGCCAGTCGTTCATTCCTCGCCTGGTGCCACGGAGCGCACTCCTCTCGGCCAACGCCCGCATCGACCAGGGCGACACCGTCGCACTCACCTCCGGGCCGGCTCTGGGTGGCGGTCTGGTCGCGCTCGTCGGAGCACCGCTCACCGTCCTCGTCGATGCGGTCACATGTGTGCTCGGCGCGGTGATGAACGCGCGCGTACGCGTCGACGAGCCCGCACTGCCGCGTCGGCCGAGCGCACCGTCCGACGTGGTGCGCGACATCGCCGACGGCGTCGCCTTCGTCTACCGCCATCGCACCGTCGCCCCGCACGCGGTCTCCACCCATGTCTGGTTCGCGGGCAATGCCGTTGCGGTGACGGCGTTCGCGCCGTTCGCACTGCGCGAGATGGGGCTCGGTGCGGTGGCGTACGGCATCCTGCTGGCGTTCACGGGCGTGGGCGGGTTGATCGGGTCGCTGCTCGCGGTGAGAGCCGGGCGTCGCCTCGGCGCGGGCGGCGCGATGGTGCTCGGTGTCGTCGTGGCGCCGGTGGCGTGGGGCGCCACGGCGCTGTCGCCGCCGACGATGCTCGGCGTCATCGCGCTCGGCGCGGCTCAGCTGGTGGCGGGCTTCGGGATGGGCGTCGAGAACGCCAACTCGCTGGGATATCGACAGGCCGTGACCCCGGACGAGATGCAGGGCAGGATGAACGCAACCATCCGGTCCGTGAATCGCACCTGTGCTGTGGTCGGCGCCTTGACCGGTGGACTGGTCGCCCAGCTGCTGGGACTCCGGTCGGCGCTGTGGGTGGCGGTGGCGCTGTTCGTCGTGGCTACCGCGGTGGTTCTCTGCTCACCGTTGCGCTCGGCACGTCACCATGCCGGGACCGATTAA
- a CDS encoding winged helix-turn-helix transcriptional regulator — protein MTIPDMQVDESSCAAFQRTLERVGQRWSGAILFAAVGGARRFGEYRRAVEGISDRMLALRLKELERDGFIVREVIPSTPVQVLYRPTPAGAELIAALQPLEEWGNTHLPELVERETNAGR, from the coding sequence GTGACGATCCCTGACATGCAGGTCGACGAGAGCTCCTGTGCCGCCTTCCAGCGCACGCTCGAGCGCGTCGGACAACGATGGTCAGGGGCGATCCTCTTCGCCGCCGTGGGCGGCGCCCGTCGTTTCGGGGAATACCGTCGCGCGGTCGAGGGCATCTCCGACCGGATGCTCGCCCTGCGCCTCAAGGAGCTCGAGCGCGACGGATTCATCGTGCGCGAGGTGATCCCCTCGACGCCGGTGCAGGTCCTCTACCGCCCGACCCCCGCCGGCGCCGAGCTGATCGCCGCCCTCCAACCGCTGGAGGAGTGGGGGAACACCCACCTGCCGGAGCTGGTCGAGCGGGAGACGAACGCCGGGCGATGA
- a CDS encoding DoxX family protein, translating to MFIAYIVVSSLLALACMASGAAKVARQPAMVEQLGGLGVAAKYVPVLGSLLLLGAVGLVVGNWIGALGIAAAGALALYFVGAIITHVRAGDAKGAVPTIALTVVSVAALVLRVLSL from the coding sequence GTGTTCATCGCGTACATCGTCGTCTCGTCCCTGCTCGCGCTCGCCTGCATGGCCTCGGGGGCGGCCAAGGTGGCCAGGCAGCCAGCCATGGTCGAGCAGCTGGGCGGGCTCGGCGTGGCAGCCAAGTACGTCCCGGTCCTCGGCTCGCTGCTCCTGCTCGGCGCCGTCGGCCTGGTCGTCGGCAACTGGATCGGAGCTCTCGGCATCGCCGCCGCGGGCGCGCTCGCGCTCTACTTCGTCGGCGCCATCATCACCCATGTGCGTGCCGGCGACGCCAAGGGTGCGGTGCCCACGATCGCCCTCACCGTCGTCTCCGTCGCGGCGCTCGTCCTGCGGGTGCTCTCGCTCTGA
- a CDS encoding aminopeptidase: protein MRALIGRILVTMGLMSLLVAAPAIPASAAEDDILDRLLAIDGVSLIEEKPVEGYRYFVLNFTQAVDHRKPHGATFQQRFTVLHKDTARPTVFHTSGYGVSTNPGRSEPTRIIDGNQVSMEYRFFTPSRPDPADWDDLDIWQGASDQHAIYEALKPIYGANWLSTGGSKGGMTATYFERFYPRDMDGVVAYVAPNDVVNGEDSAYDEFFETVGTEDCRDRLNGVQREALVRREALKAKYADLAAAEDYTFTTVGSLDSAYEMVVLDFVWAFWQYAGTGECGNIPADAPAASDQEIWDAIDYYSGFSFYTDQGLSPYTPYYYQAGTEMGAPTIGFPHIEDSLIRYGYQSPRSFVPRDIEMRFDPSAMRDVDSWVRKHADQMLFVYGEADPWGAERFRPGKTTHDSHVFTAPGMNHGANVAGLVADERDLATARILEWAGVASNAVEADEAKAEPLAAYDAKLDKRDLKREPTLR, encoded by the coding sequence ATGCGTGCACTGATCGGGCGGATTCTGGTGACGATGGGGCTGATGTCCCTGCTCGTCGCCGCCCCCGCCATCCCCGCGAGCGCGGCCGAGGACGACATCCTCGACCGCCTCCTGGCCATCGACGGCGTCAGCCTGATCGAGGAGAAGCCCGTCGAGGGCTATCGCTACTTCGTGCTCAACTTCACCCAGGCGGTCGACCACCGCAAGCCCCACGGCGCCACCTTCCAGCAGCGCTTCACCGTGCTGCACAAGGACACCGCCCGCCCGACGGTCTTCCACACCAGCGGCTACGGCGTCTCCACCAACCCCGGCCGCAGCGAGCCGACCCGGATCATCGACGGCAACCAGGTCTCGATGGAATACCGGTTCTTCACCCCGTCTCGTCCCGACCCGGCCGACTGGGACGACCTCGACATCTGGCAGGGCGCCAGCGACCAGCACGCGATCTACGAGGCACTGAAGCCGATCTACGGTGCCAACTGGCTCTCCACGGGTGGCTCCAAGGGCGGCATGACCGCGACGTACTTCGAGCGGTTCTACCCGCGCGACATGGACGGCGTCGTCGCCTACGTGGCCCCGAACGACGTGGTCAACGGTGAGGACTCCGCCTACGACGAGTTCTTCGAGACGGTCGGCACCGAGGACTGCCGCGACCGCCTCAACGGCGTGCAGCGCGAGGCGCTCGTGCGTCGGGAGGCCTTGAAGGCGAAGTACGCCGACCTGGCCGCCGCCGAGGACTACACCTTCACCACCGTCGGCAGCCTCGACTCCGCCTACGAGATGGTCGTGCTCGACTTCGTCTGGGCCTTCTGGCAGTACGCCGGCACGGGGGAGTGCGGCAACATCCCTGCTGACGCGCCGGCCGCCAGCGACCAGGAGATCTGGGACGCGATCGACTACTACTCCGGCTTCAGCTTCTACACCGACCAGGGCCTGAGCCCCTACACGCCCTACTACTACCAGGCAGGCACCGAGATGGGCGCCCCGACGATCGGCTTCCCGCACATCGAGGACTCCCTGATCCGCTACGGCTACCAGTCGCCGCGCAGCTTCGTGCCGCGCGACATCGAGATGCGCTTCGACCCCTCCGCGATGCGCGACGTGGACTCCTGGGTGCGCAAGCACGCCGACCAGATGCTCTTCGTCTACGGCGAGGCCGACCCGTGGGGTGCCGAGCGCTTCCGTCCGGGCAAGACGACCCATGACTCCCACGTCTTCACCGCCCCGGGCATGAACCATGGCGCCAACGTGGCCGGGCTCGTCGCCGACGAGCGTGACCTCGCCACCGCCCGCATCCTGGAGTGGGCCGGGGTCGCGAGCAACGCGGTCGAGGCCGACGAGGCGAAGGCCGAGCCGCTCGCGGCGTACGACGCGAAGCTCGACAAGCGCGACCTCAAGCGCGAGCCGACGTTGCGCTGA